DNA from Candidatus Scalindua japonica:
ACAAAAAAACCTATGGCACAAAGACGGATTAAGATTTGAATGTCAAAGATGCGGTAGTTGTTGCAGAGGAGAGCCTGGTGTAGTATGGATGACGAAAAGAGAGGCGAAAAACATCTCTGTATCCCTGGGTATTTCAACCGATTTATTTGCCAAAAACTATTTAAGACTGATTAATGGCCGAATCAGCCTGCTTGAACATAGTAACGGTGACTGTGTCATGTATGATAATGGATGCAGCATTTACGAAACCAGACCACGCCAATGCAGAACTTTTCCGTTCTGGAGTTCAAATCTGAAAAACAAAACTGAATGGAAAGAGCA
Protein-coding regions in this window:
- a CDS encoding YkgJ family cysteine cluster protein, with translation MNNSNIKKSNSAKGQKNLWHKDGLRFECQRCGSCCRGEPGVVWMTKREAKNISVSLGISTDLFAKNYLRLINGRISLLEHSNGDCVMYDNGCSIYETRPRQCRTFPFWSSNLKNKTEWKEQKKTCPGIDKGKLHTVEEIASRLKPELNDL